CGGGCGGTCGAAATCGGGCCACCCCTGGAACGCGAACCACTTCCGCGTGAGCCCCGGCGGGCGGTTCAGCGCGATCCACGACGCCTCGATGCAGAACGTCCCGGACCCGCACAGCGGGTCCACGAGGGGCGTCGATTTATCCCAGTTGGCGCGCAGAAGCAACCCAGCGGCGAGAGCTTCGTTGAGCGGCGCGATCGTCTGGATCGGCCGGTACCCGCGCTTGTGCAGCGACGACCACGAGCTGTCGAGGCTCAGGATCGCGTGGTTCTTGGACACGTGCAGGTTCAGCCCGATCATCGGCTGTTCGGTGTCCACGCTCGGCCGGCGCCCGGTGCGGTCGCGGAACTGGTCGCAGATCGCGTCCTTCACCCGGCGCGCGGCGTACTGCGAGTGCGTAATTGCGGAATCGCGCACGTTGCAGTCGACCGCGAGCGTCTGGTCGGGCGTCATCCAATCGGACCAGTTAATCGAGCGCACCGCGTCGTACAGTTCGTCGGGCGAGCGCACATCGAACTCGTGAATCGGGCGCAGGACGCGGACCGCGGTGCGGAGCCAGAGGCACGCGCGGTACAGCATCGCGGCGTCGCCGTGGAACGTCGCGCCCCCGCGCCCGGGTTCGATATCCCGCGCGCCGAGGTCGTTCAATTCGCCCGCGAGGACCGGCTCCAGTCCGCGGGCACAAGTCGCAAAATAGCGTGCCATTAAACCAGTTGTTGGATCAGGACGATGACACCGACCACGAAACCGATCGCGACGATGATCGAGAGTTGAATCAGCCGCTGCGTGTACCAGACCTCGACGCCCTTCCCGAACCGCACCCCCATTAGCCCGGACTCGATCCCGGCGGAAATCAGCAGGTCCAGTGGGAGCGCGAGCAGGAAGACAATAATGGCGGCCTCCCAGGGCGGCAGCCCCGCCGCGTTACAGGCCTCGTGAACGACCCGGTCCAGAACGCCCACCGCCATCACCAGCGAGAGCCACGCCACGAACATGATCCCGGACGCGACCATCACCGTCGGCTTCGGCAACCCACAGAGCACGCACGACGAGCGGTAAATGAACGTGAGGGCGAATAGCGTAACCGGCACCAGCATTAAGAAGAAGAGGCAGGCGGCGCATACGATCAGGAATCCCACTACTGGCCCCTCCGCGGAGCAGCGAACCCCGGATCGCACGAAGCGGGCGGGCGCCCGCGTCCCACACGTCTCTCAATTCTAACCCCGAAAGCACGCGCCGTTGACGCCGCTCCCGGGTTTTGAAGGCCCGACTCACTTCGCGCCGACCACCGCCGGTTCGCTCGGTGCCGGGAACTGCTTACCCAATTCTAGCACGCCGCCCTTCACGCGGGCGGTCACGGCCGCGTCGCCGCCGGCCGTCAATACTTCCGTGATCCAGCGCGCGACCTGCTTCATCTCGGGCTCTTTCATCCCGCGGGTCGTCAGCGCGGGCGTACCGAGCCGGATGCCGGACGGGTCGAGCGGCTTGCGCGGGTCGAACGGGATCATGTTCTTGTTAACGGTGATGCCCGCCGCGTCGAGCGCGTGTTCGGCGAGCTTGCCGGTCGACCCCTTCGCGGTCACGTCGATCAGCATCAGGTGCGTGTCGGTCCCGCCGGATACGACCGGGAACCCGGCCGCCAGCAGCTCCTCGGCCAGCACCTTCGCGTTCGCCAGCACTTGCTTGGCATACTGTTTGAACTCGGGCTCCAGCGCCTCGCCGAACGCGACCGCCTTCGCCGCGATCACGTGCATGAGCGGCCCGCCCTGCACCCCGGGGAACACCGCGGAGTTGATCTTGTCGGCCCACTCCTGCTTACACAGGATAAACCCGCCGCGCGGCCCGCGCAGGGTCTTGTGCGTGGTACTCGTCACGAACGCGGCGTGCGGGACCGGGTCCGGGTGCTCCTTCGCCGCGACCAGGCCCGAAATGTGCGCCATGTCCACCATGAGCGGCGCGCCGACTTCCGCGCTCACCTCGGCGAACTTCGCGAAGTCGAGCGTGCGCGGGTAGGCGCTCGCCCCGGCGATTATGAGCTTCGGCTTGTGCTCGCGGGCCTTCGCAACGAGGTCGTCGAAGTCGACCCGGTGGTCGTCCTTCCGCACCCCGTAGCTGACAACCTTGAAATACTTGCCGGAGAAGTTCAGCCGCATCCCGTGGGTGAGGTGCCCGCCGTGGGCGAGGTCCAGCCCCATGATCGTGTCGCCGGGCTGGAGCGCGGCGAGGAACACGGCCATGTTCGCCTGGGCGCCGGAGTGCGGTTGCACGTTCGCGTGGTCGCCGCCGAAGAGCTGCTTCACGCGGTCGATCGCGAGCTTCTCCACGACGTCCACGAACTCGCACCCGCCGTAGTACCGCTTGCCCGGGTACCCCTCGGCGTACTTATTGGTGAGGCACGAGCCCTGCGCGGCCATCACCGCGGTGCTGGTGTAGTTCTCGCTCGCGATCATCTCCAAGCCGATCTGCTGGCGCTGGCGCTCGCCCGCGACCGCAGCAAACACTTCGGGATCGGCCTGTTGAAGAATGTCCATCGGTTTCCTTGACTCACGGAGAGTGCCAGAAATTTTGACCACGGATGAACGCCGGCGCGGTGCACCGGCCCGAACCCGCGATCACACTTCTGCGATCTGCAATGTTCCTTATGTTGTACCGACATCCACCCCCGCCGCCCGCAGTTTGTCCCGGAGCGTCCCGTCCGCGCGGTACACAACCCCCTTCCAACCAAACTTCTCAGCGGCTTCGACGTTCGTGGGGAGGTCGTCGACGAACACGCACTCGCCGGGATCAGCCTGGGCGTGTCGGTGGACATCGGCGAAGAACGCCGGTTCCGGTTTTCGCGCCCGGGACTTGAACGACGTGCCGAGTTCGTCGAAGTGCGCGAGCACGTTCGCGAACTGCCGCGTGTACGCATCGAAGTGCGCCTGCGTGGTATTACTCGCGAGCACCACGCGATACTTGGGCTTCAGTAGCGGGATCAGCGAGCACACTTCATCGTTTTGCCAGAAGATGTCCACGAACGCCGCGACGAACTGCTCGTCGGTGCAAGTGAGCCGCCCGTTGAGCTTCGCCTCGCGAATGTACTCCGCGGTATTAATGGCCCCGCGCTCGTAGTCGTCCTCGATCGCGCTCCCGTACAGCACGAGCGCGAGTTCCACCGGGTCCATGTCGGTGTAGTCCGCGAGGCGCGCGACCGCGCGACCGTGGTCGAAAAAGGCGATCACGTTCCCGAAGTCGAAAATCACCGTCTTGATTGGCATGAATCACCACTTGCGAGCGGCCGTTCCCTGCTACTTCCCGGGAAACTTCAGGATAGCCGCGGCCGGGTCGATTTTGTTCCGCGGAACGCCCGAATAACCGACCACGATTCTGTTCCCGTCCGGGAAGATCGTCATCGTATGAATCGGCCCGAAGTCGCGTTCCGCGCCGGCAACGCGCTTGCCGTCCGCTGCGCTCCACACGGCGAGGTACGACTTCCCGCGCGGGGCCGCGCCCGCGGTAACGAGCTGGTTCCCGTCCGGGGTGAAGCGCACCGCGTGTACCCAGCCCGGGTGCGACGGCGCGGGTTCGCCCGGAAACACGGGTTTGAGGTCGGGGTTCTGGAAGTCGCGCAAAACCTTCCCCGTCGCCACGTCCCACAGTTTCACCGTCCTGTCACTCGACGAGGACGCGAGGAACTTCCCGTCCTTCGAGAGCGCGAGTCCGAACACTTGGTCGCGGTGCCCGCTCGGACCGTCGTCCTTCTTCGGCGGGGGCGCTTTGTCGTCTTTTTTCGGTTCCAGTGCCGGATCTTGTGCGCCCTTAAATTCGCGTACCAGTGTCCCACCCGCGGCATCCCATAATTTGATGCTCTTGTCGTAGCTCGCGGTGAAAATCTGCTTGTAATCGTTCGACCACAGCACCGCGTAAATCGGGTTCTGCACTTGTTGCGGGGCCGTGGTGACGTGCGCGTTCACCTGTTTCAGAACGGCGTTCTTGGCGAGGTCGTAGGTCCGCAGAACGCCGTCGTGACAACCGGTCGCGAGCACGTTCCCGGTGTCGTCGAACGCGACACAGTCGACGAGATTCGGGTGCTGGAACGTCTTCACCGGAACGTCGGTCGCGAGACGGAACCGGCGCGCCTGTTTGTCGGCCGCAGTGATAGTGAACTGGCCGTCCGCACTGAACGCCACCGCGCTCGCCGCCACCGGGTGCGGGAACGTCTGGATCTGGCGCCCGAACTCAGCCGGCACGGGTTGCCCCGGAGTGAAGCCCACGTTCCACGCGACCGCGTTGTTCTCCTTGTCCTTGACCAGCGCGACCAGCACCGTGTTCGTCGGCTGGAACGCAAGACCCACGACCGGCCCGCCGGCGGCGATCGTGCCCACGAGCTTCGCGTCGCTCACCGTGTAGACCTTGATGGAGCCGTCCGCAACACCGACCGCGACGCGCTGCGAGTCCTTGGAGATCGCAACCGCCGTTGCATCTCCTCCGGCCTCGAACACGCGCTCCTTCGTGCCGTTGTTCGTGTTCCAGCTCACGACGTCCTTACCCGGCCCGATGCTCAGCACGCGCTCGCTACCGGGCGACACCACTACGCCCGCGGGCTTTCCTTTTCCCAGGGTGATGAGGCGTGTGCAGGTAACGGGCGAAATCACGACGCTCTTGTCCGCACTCGCGGTGATGACGGCGGAAGTGGTGGGGTGCGCAACGACTCCTCGCACCGCCCCGGTGTGCAGAAACGTCTGATAAGCCGTGCCCGTTGCGACATCCACGAGTACCGCGATGTTGTCGCTGCGCCCGACGAGCAAGCGCGTTTTGTCCGCGTTGAAGCTGAGGCTGAGCACGTCGGCCGGTTGCGTCAGTTTCCCAGCCTCTTTGCCGTCCATGAGGGTCCAGAGCAACACGTCCTTACCCACACTGGCCGCGAGCGTGAGGTTATCGCGGCTCTGGGTGAGTGTGGTTGCAGGGGCCGCAAGCGGGCCAATCTCGCGCACCGGCTTCTCGGGCTTGGTCACGTCCCACACACGAATCAGCTTGTCCGCGCCCGCGGTGATAACTTGGCCGTTCGCGCGGTTCACCAGCGCCGCAGTGACCTTGCCCGTGTGCGCCTTGATGTCGTACTTCGTGCGGCTCGGTTCCTTGCCGTCTTTGTCCTTCGGCAGTTTCGTATCGAGGGGCAGGTTCCACCCTTTCAGCGCGCCGTCCGCACCTGCGGTGAACAGGATCGGTTGCGAGGGGTGAAACACCGCTGCGGTTGTGCCGCCCGCATGCGCCAGTACGTCGCCTTTTGGCTTACCCTGGCGGTCCCAGGCGATCACCTGACCGTCCGCGCCGCCCGCAACGACCGTATTCGTGTCCGGAGACAGAGCAACGCTCTCGATGTTCCCCTTCGCGCCCGCGAACGTGCCTGCCGCCTGGTTGTTGCTCGTGGAACCGATCGTCACGACTTTGTCCGCGGTCGCGTAGAGCACGGTGTTGCCGTCGGCCGTGGAATAGAACGCAGTCACGGCTTCTTTGAGTCCGGGGAAAGTCCGCGTTGGTTGTGCGGGCGTCTGCCAGAACCGCAACACACCGTCGGCACTCGTCGTAAAAGCCCCCTGACTATCGGGGCGAACGGCGAGGCCCGTAATATCCGCGGTGCCCGCACCGTAGCTCGCAATCAGCTTCCCGTCCGCACCGTTGAAGAAGCGAATCAACTTGTCCGCACCCGCCGTTACCCACACATTCCCCGAAGCGAGGTAACCCACTCCCAGAACCGCACCGGTGTGTCCCTTCAGTTCGATCGCGCCCTTCTCTTCACCAACTGGGAACACTTTCACCACACCGTCCGCACCGGCCACCGCAAACGTCTTGCCGTCACTCGCGACCGTCACGTTCATTGTGGCGCCGGTGGTCGCGAACGTTTTCACGGGTGCTGATACCGGAACGTCCCAAACGCGGACGCTGTTGTCCGCCCCGCCGGTCGCGAGCAGATCGCCCTTCGCCGAGAACGCGACGCACAGCACTTGCCCCTTGTGGCCCTGTTCGCCCCCATAGGTCCGCAATTCCTTACCGGTAGCCGTGTCCCATAGCTTCACCGTTTTGTCGAAGCTCGCCGTCGCAACGAACTTCCCGTCCGGACTGACCGCGACCGCCTCGACTGTTTCCGTGTGCGTTTTCAGCACCGCGACGACATCGGGGGCATTCGGGGGCTGAGCCGGCAGCCCGCTGACTGAGATGAAGAGAGCAGCACACAACGCGACGCGACTAATTTGGCGTGAGGTGGGCATGGCGGGTTCCGTGCGGGGAGTAGCCGGAGGGCAGACAGGTAGTGTCTCAGGACGCGGTGCGCGGGTCAACACCGCGCGCCACGAACTATCCCCGCGGGAACTCCCTCCCAGGAATCACTTCCCCTTCGATCCGTGACCGCGCTCGCGCCACGCCCACCGGAACAAGTTCCGCGCGTCCGCGTAGCGGCTGTCGTTCGAGGTACAGCCCAATACGACCACGAGCACGTGATCGCCCTCGTAGCGCCCGCTCGCCACGAGACACGAGCCGGCCGCGGTCGTGGTGCCGGTCTTCACGCCCTCGTACCCCTCGATGTCGAGCAGTTTGTTCGTGTTGTTCCAGGTCACTTCGCGCTTTTTGCCGTCCGCGTCGACCACCTCGCACGTGTGGCGCCGCGTCTGCACGTACTTCGCGAACAGAGGGTTCTTGAGCGCGGTGAACGTCAGCGTCGCGAGGTCGTGTGCGCTCGCGAGATTCTTGCTCAGCCCGTGCGGATCGAGGTACTTGGCTTCTTCCATTTTGAGCGCCTTCGCGGTGCGGTTCATCTCGGCGACAAACTTCGCTACCGCGTCGTCTTCCTTGCCCTCCCCTTTGAAGCGTCCGCCGAAGTGTTCCGCGAACGCGGTCGCGGCGTCGTTGCCGGACGGGAGCAGCAAGCCGAACAGCAAGTCGCGCACGGTCACTTTCTCCCCGGCCTTGAGATCGGAAGAGCTGCCCGGCGTTTTGTCCGCGGCCTCGGAAAACGCGACCACTTCGTCGAGCACCTTCGCGTTCTCGGCCGCGAGGCGCAGCACGATGTGCGCGGTCATGATCTTCGTGGTACTCGCGATCGCGAGCGGGTCGTGTTCCTTCGATCCCCACAGTACCTTGCCCGTCTTGCCGTCGGCGACGGCCCACGCCTTCGCGCTCACGACCGGCGGGCCGTCGATCTTCTCCGCGGGCGCCTTCGCCGGGAGCGGTTTCTCTTCGACCGAATACACGGGAGCGAGAACAATCGACAGTGCGGTAACCGCGAACGCGAACGAGCGGGGCCATCGGAGCATGGTCGTGTTCCAGGTGGGAATCGGGAGCGTGGACCGGCGCGCGGGATTGGTGCAGCGCGTGTGCTTACGAGCCTTATCTTCGGGCGCGCACGGGTTATCGACACTAGTGGAATGTTCAGTGAATTGACTCAGGCCGTGAAGCGCTCGAACCAGAAGAAAGAAGTGGCATTCACTGCAAAGCAAAAACGCGGACGGTTGACGGGTTCATCCGGGCGCCCCGGATTACCGGGGCGCCCGAACGGAGTTCAATCCAGTTTCACTTCCAATTTCTCGGCGTCCGGCGCAAGCGTGTAGACCAATCCGGAAGTCTTCACATCCTTGTACTTGTCCGGAATGCGCACCCGCTTCGCGGCGGCCCCGGCGCCCGGTCCCGCGCCGCTCGAACCGCTGGCGGTGTCGACGATCGCGATCCGGACCTCACCGGGCGGAACGTCCGTCACCGCGAACGTCCCGTCCGGCCGGATTTCCGCGGTCGCGAGCTGGTCACCCGGCCCGAGTATGCGCACCGTTCCGGCGGTAAGTTTCTCACCCTTGAACGTGACCGTACCGTGAACCGTTTGCCGCTTGTCACGCGAGCACCCGGCGCTCAGCCCGACGGCCAGAACGAGAGCAAACATCCACCCGCCGCGAACGAACTGTAAACGATCGCTACTCATGAAGGCTCCAGTTGTGTTGAGCGACAGGTTTACCAGTCCGACCCGAGAACCAAGCCGTCGTTCGGGAACATGGCAGCGTACCACGTGCTGCTGTTAATGGACGTGGAGACCGTGCGCACGCTCCCGTCGAACATCCCCACCTGGCACCCGCCCGCGTCCATCGCCTGGAGGTTCCACGGGTTGCAGTCGGCCACTTTGGGCATGTTCTGTGGCGTCGCGGACGGCGCGGTCCACTTCGGGGCGGTCCCGCTGCTGAGGTTGCCCGGGTGGAACAACGACCCGCGGTGCTCGTCCCACGGCGGGTAGTAGGCCCACAGTTTGCCCGTATCGGCGCACAGCCCGTACTGCTCGCCGAACGAGACGGTGTTGGACGTCCCGTCGCCGATCCCGGTGAGCTTGCGCTTCGGGTTCCACGTCACGTAGGGCTCGGTGAACACGGCCTCGTTGAAGGCGTAGTTGCTGATGCCCCACAGCAGGTGGGCCGTGGTCCACGGGTCGGTCCAGTAGTCGCCCGGGTTGGACGGGTCGCGCGGGGAGATGAACACTTTCACCTTTTGCGCCGCGGGGACGTCCGGGGTGATGCCGATCAGCCCGTTCTGCGAGGCGACACGGTACAAGTTGTCCTGTTCCAGGTACGGGAGCAGGAGCGTGTGAACCGAGGTCTGCCCGTTCCCGATGCCCCACGGGGTCGTGAGATTGTTGATCTTCCCGTCCACGTCCGGCAACTGGTTGTTGGCGTCGTGAAAACTGTGACAGGCGAGCGCGATTTGTTTCAAATTGTTCGCCGACTGCATCCGGGCCGCGGCCGCCCGAACCTTTTGGACCGCGGGGAGGAGAAGGCCAATGAGGATCGCGATAATCGCAATCACCACCAACAGTTCAATGAGCGTGAACCCGCGACGACGCATGGGTCACTCCGGAAAAGGGAGAAAATGCAACTCCACCGCCTACTTACGGGCGGGGTACGAACGGTGATGTCCGATCTGGCTGAAGAGAGCGAGGCGAAAGGAACCGCTCTCCCGGGCAATTCACGGATAGGCGCGTCCGTGCCTGATAAAGCCAAACACCACAACAAGCTTATAATACCAACTCAGAGAGGCGATCCAACACACGCCGACAATAACGAGACGATTAAACCCGATGCTATCCTGCTACTTCTCACTTTTGAATTCTCGTCTCACTCAGCAAGTCCCAGAACTTTGATCCGCGACGCCAACGTGGTCGGCCTCACCCCGAGCAACTCGGCCGCCCCGCCCGGGCCGGACACTTTACCCTTCGTCTGGCGCAGCGCGACGCGGATGTTGTTCGCCTCCAGTTCTCGCACCTCGGCGTCGGTCAGCACGCGGTCCTCACTGCCCGCAGCAGGTACGGCAGCTGCTTTACTCGTGGTCCCGGGAGAACCGACGGGCAGATCGATGGTCAAACGAGAGCCGTCGGCCGTAATGACCGCGCGCTCGATGACGTGCTGTAACTCGCGGACGTTCCCGGGCCAGTGGTACCTCTGAAGCTGCTGAACGTTCGCTAGCGTGAGTCGCGGTTTCGAGCGCCCGAGTTTGCGCGCGGTCAGCGCGAGAAAGTGCTCGGCCAATAGCGGAATATCTTCCCCGCGTTTACGGAGCGGCGGAAGCTCCACCGGGAACACACTCAACCGGTAGTACAGATCTTGCCGGAACCGCCCGGCCTCGGCTTCGGCGCGGAGATCACGATTGGTGGCCGCAATGAGCCGCACGTTGATCTTGCGGGTGCGCTCTTCGCCCACGCGCTCCAGTTCACCTTCCTGAAGCACGCGGAGCAATTTCGCCTGAAGTTCGAGCGGAATCTCTCCCACCTCGTCGAGGAACAGCGTTCCGCTGTCGGCCAACTCGAACCGCCCCGCCCGGTCGCGCAGCGCTCCTGTGAACGCCCCCTTCGCGTGGCCGAAAAACTCGCTCTCGTACAGTTCGCGCGGCACCGCGGCGCAGTTCACTTTGACGAGCGGGCGGGCCGATCGTTTGCTCCGACGGTGAACCTCACGCGCGACCAGTTCCTTTCCGGTACCGCTCTCGCCCAAAAGAAGAACGGCCGAATCCGTTGGCGCGACCAAATCGATCTGGCGCGCAACCGCTTCGAGCGCGGGACCGCCCCCAACTAACTCGCCGAACGCGCCGGTCCGCGTCACTTCTTCGCGCAGGTACTCGTTCTCCAGTTCCAGTTTGGCGCGTAACTCCTCGATCTGCTCGAACGCCCGCGCGGTCGCAATTGCGGCAGCAGTGTGGTCCGCGATGGTCCGGAGCCAACTCATGCACTCGGTGCCGATAGCTCCGCGTGCGAAGACGGCCAGCACACCGAGCACCTGACCGCGGTGAACGAGCGGCTGCCCGCCGAACCCCGCGATGCCCTCCGCACGCACCCACTCGGGCCGCGCGACCCATTCGGGCGGCTCGGGCGACGAAAGATTCGGCACCTCGATCGGTTCGCCAGTCGCCGCGATTCGTCCGACTTTGCGCACGCCGAGCGGAATGCGCCGAAACGCACCATCGAGCCGCGTCCATTCGACACGCGGATCAACCGCCGACCGCCCCGCACTGGCAACCAACTGGAGACACGTGGGGCGCCCGTTGCACTCGGTCGGCGTCAGACACTTCGCACAGTCCGCGGTCCGCTGCGCCAGCCAGATTCGCGCGAGAGCCACACGCGGAGTCTCCGCGGCGCGCTCAACCACCATCCGCAGTAGTTCCGGCAACCGGTGCTCACGAGCCATGTCGAGCAGCAGCCGCTTGGGATCAGCGAACAGCGGATTGGTACCGTCGGAATCCATTACGGCCCCTCAACGAAATTTCGCAATCGAATTACGAAAAATCATATCGATACGAAATTTCGTTATACCGTTACGAAAACCCATTTCCGTCTCAATTACTTGGTGAATCGCATGTTACGCGATTCTTTTTGTGTTGGCACGCGGCGTGATTTATCTGATGCCAAGCTGCCCAAATAATAGCAGGCGACACGAAAGGACCAAAACCATGTCTCGTCTCAACCAACTCCATCCCGATACCGCGACCGGCCGGGCCAAAGAACTGTTAACCGCCGTGAAGGGCAAACTCGGACTCGTCCCGAACATGACCCGTGCGATGGCGAACTCCCCGGCCGTTCTCGACGGCTACCTGCAATTCAGTGGCGCGTTGAGCAAGGGAGTGTTATCAGCCAAGCTCCGCGAACAAATCGCCCTCACGGTGTCTCAAGCGAACGGGTGCAACTACTGCCTGGGGGCGCACTCGGCGGTCGGCAAGATGGTCGGGCTGACGGCGGAACAGATCCGCGACAGCCGACTCGGGACCGCGGTCGACCCGAAGACCGACGCGGTTCTCCGCTTCGCCCGCCGCGTGGTCGAGACGCGCGGCCGAGTTGATGACGGCGACGTCAACGAGATCCGCGAAGCCGGTTTCGGTGACGATGCGATCGCCGAAGTCATCGCACACGTCGCGCTCAACGTGTTCACGAACTACTTCAACGAAGCCGTTAAGACCGACCTCGATTTCCCCAAAGCCGAAGCTCTGCCCGATCAACGGTTGCAAGCAAGCACTGCCGAATAGTTCTTTCCGCTCAACACCCGCGAATTCGTCGCGGGCACTCGTTCTCATCTAATTGGAGAAGCCATGAACCCGAGTCCCAGCGTAATCGCTCCGCCGTTCACTCTGGAAACTGCCACTCAAAAGGTGCGACTGGCCGAGAACGCGTGGAACACCCGCGACCCGGAGCGCGTCGCGCTGGCCTACACCGAGGACTCGGTTTGGCGCAACCGGAGCGAGTTCCCGGTCGGGCGCGACGAGATCCGCGCGTTCCTCACCCGCAAGTGGGAGAAGGAACTCGGCTACCGGCTGGTGAAGGCGCTGTGGGCGTTCACCGCGGACCACATCGCGGTCCGGTTCCGCTACGAGTGGCACGACCACGCCGGGAACTGGTTCCGCAGCTACGGCAACGAGTTGTGGGAGTTCGACGAGCGCGGGCTGATGCGCCGGCGCGAAGCGAGTATCAACGACCTCGCCATTCGCGAAGACGAGCGCACGTTCTTCTGGCCCGCGCCCGGTCCCCGGCCGGCGGACCACCCGGGCATCCCGGACGTTCGGTAAGTTGTGCCCCTCAACTTCTATTCGACGAGTGTTTCGCGGAGCATCTGTCATGAACCGGATCAACCAAGTGTTCGAGCTGGCCGCACGAGCGGATAAGTTTGGGGTCGCCCTCACCCGCGTCGGGCTGATTGTGGTGCTGGTGTGGATCGGTGGCCTCAAGATCTACAAGTACGAGGACGAGGGAATCGTCCCGTTCGTGGCCAACAGTCCTCTCATGAACTTCTTCTACCAGCAACCCGCGGGCGAATACCGTAAACACATGAATCGCGAGGGCGAGCTGGTGCCCGCCAACCGCGAATGGCACGAGCAGAACCGGACGTACCTGTTCGCTTACGGTCTCGGTTCGGTGATCGTCGCTTACGGTGTCCTCATCGCGCTCCACCCGGTGTTCCCACGAGTCGCGGCCGTCGGCAGTTTCCTGGTGTTCGTGATGTCGTTCGCGACGCTGTCGTTCCTCATCACGACTCCCGAAACTTGGGTTCCGCCGCTCGGAAGCACGGAGCACGGCTTTCCGCTTCTGTCCGGCGCCGGTCGGCTCGTTATCAAGGACGCAATTATGATGGGCGCCGCAGTGGTTACAATGGCCGATTCTGCAAAAGCATATTTGCGAAAGCGGGACGCGAAGTCGGCAGTCGCAACCGCGACAATCAACGCAGAGCCTGCGACCGCGGTCTAATTCAGCACCGTGAATCCCGAATCCCCCTCACGCCTTCAAACAGGAGACACGATCATGATCCGCCTGGCAGTATTCGCCCCGATTGCCGCCGTCGCGTTGACGGTCGGGCTGGCTGGTTCCGCTGTCGCTCAACAGCCGGCGCCTGCCGTCAAAGTGGCGCACAAGACAGTGAAAATTGGCGACCTGGATATCTTCTACCGCGAGGCCGGACCGAAGGACGCCCCCGCGATCCTTCTGCTCCACGGGTTCCCGACCAGCTCGCAGATGTTCCGCAACTTGCTCCCGGCGCTGGGCGACAAGTACCGCGTGATCGCACCCGATTACCCCGGGTACGGGCACAGTTCGATGCCGTCGCGAGACAAGTTCAAGTACACCTTCGATAACCTCGCGGACGTGATCGATCAGTTCACCGAGAAGGTGGAACTCAAGAAGTTCGCCCTCTACGTGCAGGACTACGGGGCGCCGGTCGGATACCGAATCGCAGTCAAGCACCCGGACCGCATTACAGCGATCGTGGTACAGAACGGTAACGCCTACGAAGAGGGACTGGACAACGAGTTCTGGAAACCCATCAAGGCGTACTGGAGGGAACCCACTAACAAGGACAAGCGCAATGCCCTCCGCGACGCCCTGACTTACGAGACTACGAAGTGGCAGTACACGCACGGAGTCAAGAACCCCGAACTGGTCAGCCCGGACGGTGCGGCCCACGACCAGTTCCTGCTCGACCG
This region of Gemmata massiliana genomic DNA includes:
- a CDS encoding THUMP domain-containing class I SAM-dependent RNA methyltransferase, yielding MARYFATCARGLEPVLAGELNDLGARDIEPGRGGATFHGDAAMLYRACLWLRTAVRVLRPIHEFDVRSPDELYDAVRSINWSDWMTPDQTLAVDCNVRDSAITHSQYAARRVKDAICDQFRDRTGRRPSVDTEQPMIGLNLHVSKNHAILSLDSSWSSLHKRGYRPIQTIAPLNEALAAGLLLRANWDKSTPLVDPLCGSGTFCIEASWIALNRPPGLTRKWFAFQGWPDFDRPLWNAIRDDARRAVRKDLPAPIAGSDVRQDAVDLALQNARAAGVGNLLNIQRLEMRDARPPSDVPGVLVCNPPYGERIGEEEELIGLYARIGAAAKEYWPGWRLLVFTSNTMLAKKVGLKVVHKEPFFNGSLECFLWEFATGR
- a CDS encoding serine hydroxymethyltransferase, which gives rise to MDILQQADPEVFAAVAGERQRQQIGLEMIASENYTSTAVMAAQGSCLTNKYAEGYPGKRYYGGCEFVDVVEKLAIDRVKQLFGGDHANVQPHSGAQANMAVFLAALQPGDTIMGLDLAHGGHLTHGMRLNFSGKYFKVVSYGVRKDDHRVDFDDLVAKAREHKPKLIIAGASAYPRTLDFAKFAEVSAEVGAPLMVDMAHISGLVAAKEHPDPVPHAAFVTSTTHKTLRGPRGGFILCKQEWADKINSAVFPGVQGGPLMHVIAAKAVAFGEALEPEFKQYAKQVLANAKVLAEELLAAGFPVVSGGTDTHLMLIDVTAKGSTGKLAEHALDAAGITVNKNMIPFDPRKPLDPSGIRLGTPALTTRGMKEPEMKQVARWITEVLTAGGDAAVTARVKGGVLELGKQFPAPSEPAVVGAK
- a CDS encoding HAD family hydrolase, whose product is MPIKTVIFDFGNVIAFFDHGRAVARLADYTDMDPVELALVLYGSAIEDDYERGAINTAEYIREAKLNGRLTCTDEQFVAAFVDIFWQNDEVCSLIPLLKPKYRVVLASNTTQAHFDAYTRQFANVLAHFDELGTSFKSRARKPEPAFFADVHRHAQADPGECVFVDDLPTNVEAAEKFGWKGVVYRADGTLRDKLRAAGVDVGTT
- a CDS encoding WD40 repeat domain-containing protein, with product MPTSRQISRVALCAALFISVSGLPAQPPNAPDVVAVLKTHTETVEAVAVSPDGKFVATASFDKTVKLWDTATGKELRTYGGEQGHKGQVLCVAFSAKGDLLATGGADNSVRVWDVPVSAPVKTFATTGATMNVTVASDGKTFAVAGADGVVKVFPVGEEKGAIELKGHTGAVLGVGYLASGNVWVTAGADKLIRFFNGADGKLIASYGAGTADITGLAVRPDSQGAFTTSADGVLRFWQTPAQPTRTFPGLKEAVTAFYSTADGNTVLYATADKVVTIGSTSNNQAAGTFAGAKGNIESVALSPDTNTVVAGGADGQVIAWDRQGKPKGDVLAHAGGTTAAVFHPSQPILFTAGADGALKGWNLPLDTKLPKDKDGKEPSRTKYDIKAHTGKVTAALVNRANGQVITAGADKLIRVWDVTKPEKPVREIGPLAAPATTLTQSRDNLTLAASVGKDVLLWTLMDGKEAGKLTQPADVLSLSFNADKTRLLVGRSDNIAVLVDVATGTAYQTFLHTGAVRGVVAHPTTSAVITASADKSVVISPVTCTRLITLGKGKPAGVVVSPGSERVLSIGPGKDVVSWNTNNGTKERVFEAGGDATAVAISKDSQRVAVGVADGSIKVYTVSDAKLVGTIAAGGPVVGLAFQPTNTVLVALVKDKENNAVAWNVGFTPGQPVPAEFGRQIQTFPHPVAASAVAFSADGQFTITAADKQARRFRLATDVPVKTFQHPNLVDCVAFDDTGNVLATGCHDGVLRTYDLAKNAVLKQVNAHVTTAPQQVQNPIYAVLWSNDYKQIFTASYDKSIKLWDAAGGTLVREFKGAQDPALEPKKDDKAPPPKKDDGPSGHRDQVFGLALSKDGKFLASSSSDRTVKLWDVATGKVLRDFQNPDLKPVFPGEPAPSHPGWVHAVRFTPDGNQLVTAGAAPRGKSYLAVWSAADGKRVAGAERDFGPIHTMTIFPDGNRIVVGYSGVPRNKIDPAAAILKFPGK
- a CDS encoding D-alanyl-D-alanine carboxypeptidase family protein, giving the protein MLRWPRSFAFAVTALSIVLAPVYSVEEKPLPAKAPAEKIDGPPVVSAKAWAVADGKTGKVLWGSKEHDPLAIASTTKIMTAHIVLRLAAENAKVLDEVVAFSEAADKTPGSSSDLKAGEKVTVRDLLFGLLLPSGNDAATAFAEHFGGRFKGEGKEDDAVAKFVAEMNRTAKALKMEEAKYLDPHGLSKNLASAHDLATLTFTALKNPLFAKYVQTRRHTCEVVDADGKKREVTWNNTNKLLDIEGYEGVKTGTTTAAGSCLVASGRYEGDHVLVVVLGCTSNDSRYADARNLFRWAWRERGHGSKGK